One segment of Alistipes finegoldii DSM 17242 DNA contains the following:
- a CDS encoding NADH-quinone oxidoreductase subunit B has translation MEIKREPKIKSMKYEDFNDNEYLEKMVAELRDNNTNVIVGCLDELIEWGRSNSLWPLTFATSCCGIEFMAVGAARYDFARFGFEVARASPRQADFIMVAGTITHKMAPVLRRLYDQMADPKYVIAVGGCAISGGPFKKSYHVLNGVDRILPVDVYIPGCPPRPEAMLYGLMQLQRKVKLQRFFGGVNKQIGREEYEELLRRDLTSERNDLNVEGGEKQ, from the coding sequence ATGGAAATAAAGAGAGAACCGAAGATCAAGTCGATGAAATACGAAGATTTCAACGACAACGAATACCTCGAAAAGATGGTCGCCGAACTGCGCGACAACAATACGAACGTGATCGTGGGCTGTCTGGACGAGCTGATCGAGTGGGGCCGCAGCAACAGCCTGTGGCCGCTGACCTTCGCCACGAGCTGCTGCGGCATCGAGTTCATGGCCGTGGGCGCGGCGCGTTACGATTTCGCCCGGTTCGGGTTCGAAGTGGCCCGCGCCTCGCCGCGTCAGGCCGACTTCATCATGGTCGCCGGCACCATCACCCACAAAATGGCCCCGGTGCTCAGGCGCCTTTACGACCAGATGGCCGATCCGAAGTATGTGATCGCCGTGGGCGGCTGCGCCATCAGCGGCGGGCCTTTCAAGAAGTCGTATCATGTGCTGAACGGCGTGGACAGGATTCTGCCCGTCGATGTCTATATACCCGGCTGTCCGCCGCGGCCCGAAGCGATGCTTTACGGACTGATGCAGCTGCAGCGCAAAGTGAAGTTGCAGCGTTTCTTCGGCGGGGTGAACAAGCAGATCGGCCGCGAAGAGTATGAAGAGCTGCTGCGCCGCGACCTGACTTCGGAGCGGAACGATTTGAATGTGGAAGGAGGAGAAAAGCAATGA
- a CDS encoding NADH-quinone oxidoreductase subunit A — protein sequence MYFTLLVVVILTAIALVAVALGIARAVSPRSYNPQKGEAYECGIPTRGRSWMQFKVGYYLFAILFLMFDVETVFLFSWAVVVQELGVYGLVSILFFLVVLILGLAYAWRKGALEWK from the coding sequence ATGTATTTCACGCTATTGGTGGTCGTCATCCTGACGGCCATTGCGCTGGTCGCAGTCGCGCTGGGTATCGCCCGCGCCGTGTCGCCGCGTTCGTACAACCCCCAGAAGGGCGAAGCATATGAGTGCGGCATCCCGACGCGGGGCCGGTCGTGGATGCAGTTCAAGGTGGGTTACTACCTCTTTGCGATCCTGTTCCTGATGTTCGACGTCGAGACGGTGTTCCTCTTTTCGTGGGCCGTCGTCGTGCAGGAGCTGGGCGTATACGGACTGGTGAGCATCCTCTTCTTTTTGGTCGTCCTGATTTTGGGCCTTGCCTACGCATGGCGGAAAGGAGCTTTGGAATGGAAATAA
- a CDS encoding DUF4989 domain-containing protein: MKNMFKYALVFALAGGAALFTGCRADEEVDLAGYPETPVGATISGTSDRVATFEGTYDNDGVLNLAGSLSGEYTIALAQASPEETVVRVEPIITNVPAELVEISARELVIPAGSTTATVEVKIMEENYGFMENVFDPMTYELGVRVVEARGSQVPVVDGEAKMVIEKAAYVAVASLVGVGGNAVTFKRNFIDGAIVNEDPITYDVKVVVDRPVLEDTKFVVKSAGIPEGFAGDEHFTPAAEVTIPAGAKESDATTWSVTDDFLEANEELGTFPVQLTAELVGDTAGAVVDPEDAGVAISIVKKSDLLAFLSAADASWMKYPTSGWTFDTNGSVWGGDAALWDGSTSTDVYGANPLEITIDMKTSQWVAGFDIQAYGSIGYMGEYFELSTSEDGENWTPHGELRQAEAPNRGYGATNYVQLLKPCNARYIKWVGTKGSAYGPDITEMYIYGRNE; the protein is encoded by the coding sequence ATGAAAAACATGTTTAAATATGCGCTGGTTTTCGCCCTCGCGGGCGGCGCAGCGCTCTTCACCGGCTGCCGCGCCGACGAGGAGGTCGATCTGGCGGGTTACCCCGAAACGCCGGTCGGCGCAACGATCTCCGGGACCTCGGACCGGGTAGCGACTTTCGAGGGAACCTACGATAATGATGGCGTGCTGAATCTCGCCGGTTCGCTTTCGGGCGAATATACCATTGCCCTTGCGCAGGCAAGCCCCGAAGAGACGGTCGTTCGCGTAGAACCTATTATCACCAATGTACCTGCCGAACTGGTCGAGATCAGCGCGCGCGAGCTGGTGATTCCCGCCGGCAGCACTACGGCCACGGTTGAGGTGAAGATCATGGAGGAGAACTACGGCTTCATGGAGAATGTGTTCGACCCGATGACCTATGAATTGGGCGTGCGTGTGGTCGAGGCGCGCGGTTCGCAGGTTCCCGTTGTGGACGGCGAGGCGAAGATGGTGATCGAAAAGGCTGCCTATGTCGCTGTCGCGTCGCTCGTGGGCGTCGGGGGCAATGCCGTGACTTTCAAGCGCAACTTCATCGACGGTGCGATCGTCAACGAAGATCCGATAACATATGACGTGAAGGTCGTGGTGGACCGTCCCGTACTGGAGGATACGAAGTTCGTCGTGAAATCGGCGGGCATTCCCGAAGGATTTGCCGGCGACGAGCATTTTACGCCCGCTGCCGAAGTGACGATTCCGGCCGGGGCGAAAGAGTCGGACGCGACGACGTGGTCGGTGACGGACGACTTTCTCGAAGCGAACGAAGAACTCGGCACTTTCCCGGTACAGCTCACGGCCGAGCTGGTCGGCGATACCGCTGGGGCCGTTGTCGATCCGGAGGATGCCGGCGTTGCGATTTCGATCGTGAAGAAGTCCGATCTTCTGGCTTTCCTGTCCGCGGCCGATGCGTCGTGGATGAAGTACCCGACGAGCGGATGGACCTTTGATACCAACGGCTCTGTATGGGGCGGAGATGCCGCACTTTGGGATGGCAGTACGAGTACCGATGTCTATGGCGCTAATCCGCTTGAGATTACAATCGATATGAAGACCTCGCAGTGGGTCGCCGGTTTTGATATTCAGGCTTACGGAAGTATCGGCTACATGGGCGAGTACTTCGAGCTTTCGACGTCGGAAGACGGGGAGAACTGGACGCCGCACGGAGAGCTCCGGCAGGCCGAGGCTCCCAACAGAGGCTACGGCGCAACCAACTACGTTCAGCTGCTCAAGCCCTGCAATGCCCGCTATATCAAGTGGGTCGGCACGAAGGGCAGCGCTTATGGACCCGATATCACGGAGATGTATATCTACGGCCGGAACGAATAA
- a CDS encoding BT_3987 domain-containing protein, giving the protein MKTRYFKSGILAAAAALLCSAALVSCTDDVTVGEWDGAGSIETGLNETGAMLQDLNSGKSNTTVELWKETYTADLRLVLTKTPSEGFTARAKVDDSYDVGQYNKANGTNYTLYPADKVTFANDGLFAAAGRNVELTVGMTVHAAEGLVAGRGYLIPVALEADGVILKESHCFYVVKDMTSMPTCYKGDDLPKGFLFFEVNDVNPLNALTFELEDGRLLWDVVCLFSGNINHHADRNAPFLSLNPQTQYWMDNNEVFIQPLRKRGIKVIMCVLGNHDQSGVAQLSDYGCQMFAKELATFCEAYNIDGVCFDDEYSNSPDLSNPYYASRSSARAARLAYESKKAMPDKLVVAYCYSSFHISSWPTEIEGQDIAEWVDIAVGDYGQSTSPKGNMTQKQCSAISMEFNRGTGGNFTSGVAEGMLNPTTGKGWFMGFAPDPLKNTNGRVDKNAWRNIFVNRLNKGPETLYGSPLKEPEHFYKFADTTRYNYPEDLPDTYSRPAQPEWPNY; this is encoded by the coding sequence ATGAAAACGAGATATTTCAAATCCGGTATTCTTGCCGCAGCCGCGGCCCTGCTGTGTTCCGCTGCGCTCGTATCCTGCACGGACGACGTCACGGTCGGCGAATGGGATGGCGCCGGCTCGATCGAAACGGGCCTCAATGAAACGGGCGCCATGCTGCAGGACCTCAATTCCGGGAAGTCGAACACCACCGTCGAATTGTGGAAGGAGACCTACACTGCCGACCTGCGTCTGGTGCTGACCAAAACCCCTTCCGAGGGATTTACGGCCCGCGCCAAGGTCGATGACTCCTATGACGTCGGACAGTACAACAAGGCCAACGGCACGAACTATACGCTTTATCCGGCCGACAAGGTGACTTTTGCCAACGACGGCCTCTTTGCCGCCGCAGGCCGCAATGTCGAACTTACGGTCGGGATGACCGTCCATGCTGCCGAAGGACTCGTAGCAGGCCGGGGATATCTGATCCCCGTAGCCCTCGAAGCCGATGGCGTGATCCTCAAGGAGAGCCATTGTTTCTACGTGGTGAAGGATATGACCTCGATGCCTACCTGCTATAAGGGCGACGACCTGCCGAAGGGCTTCCTGTTCTTCGAGGTCAACGACGTCAATCCGCTCAACGCCCTGACGTTCGAACTCGAAGACGGACGCCTGCTGTGGGATGTGGTCTGTCTCTTTTCGGGCAACATCAACCACCATGCGGACCGCAACGCTCCGTTCCTGAGCCTCAATCCGCAGACCCAGTACTGGATGGATAACAACGAGGTCTTCATTCAGCCGCTGCGCAAACGCGGCATCAAGGTCATCATGTGCGTACTGGGCAACCACGACCAGTCGGGTGTAGCCCAGCTTTCCGACTACGGATGCCAGATGTTCGCCAAGGAACTCGCCACGTTCTGCGAAGCATACAATATCGACGGCGTATGCTTCGACGACGAGTATTCGAACAGTCCCGATCTTTCGAATCCCTACTATGCTTCGCGCAGTTCGGCGCGTGCGGCCCGTCTTGCCTACGAATCGAAGAAGGCGATGCCCGACAAACTGGTCGTAGCCTACTGCTACTCTTCGTTCCATATCAGCAGTTGGCCGACCGAGATCGAAGGGCAGGACATTGCGGAGTGGGTCGACATCGCCGTGGGCGATTACGGTCAGTCCACCTCGCCCAAGGGCAACATGACCCAGAAGCAGTGCTCGGCCATCTCGATGGAGTTCAACCGCGGTACGGGCGGCAACTTCACCAGCGGCGTTGCCGAGGGTATGCTCAACCCGACCACCGGCAAGGGCTGGTTCATGGGCTTCGCACCCGATCCGCTGAAGAATACCAACGGCAGGGTGGACAAGAATGCTTGGCGCAATATTTTCGTCAACCGGCTGAACAAGGGTCCCGAAACTCTCTACGGTTCGCCGCTCAAGGAGCCGGAGCACTTCTACAAGTTCGCCGACACCACGCGCTATAATTATCCTGAGGACCTGCCGGATACCTATTCGCGTCCGGCACAGCCTGAGTGGCCAAACTATTGA
- a CDS encoding DUF1735 and LamG domain-containing protein: protein MKYNKCLLVLSALAAVVFTGCKNEDVEKHRFDNKFYITSAILSDDLLIKSDTPGYTKTIESRLAKPAGQQVAVTIEADPSQVAAYNMIYGDNAVALPAECYELSSNRIDIAAGQVSGDAIEIVFKDINTLDGSRRYVLPVTVTSCNGVDLLDSRSTVYFVARQGAMINVVANIAWMNFPVSWSADAKPLVSGMKQVTIEALLRSADWTDGRGDALSSVFGIEGNFLVRIGDADRPRDQLQLATGSANGGNWPAANAAPGLPVNEWVHIAVVWDAVNGERIYYQNGKQVAYSNQKMSGSVTLTGNCYVGKSYNEERYIPGEISELRVWSVARTPEQIAGNMYGVSPESEGLVAYWKFNEGSGSTIIDHANGTNLSAVGGTPTWIPVTLPEIK, encoded by the coding sequence ATGAAATACAATAAATGCTTATTGGTTCTCTCGGCACTCGCCGCAGTCGTTTTCACCGGCTGTAAGAACGAGGATGTCGAGAAGCATCGTTTCGACAACAAGTTCTATATCACTTCGGCCATCCTCTCCGACGATCTGCTGATCAAGAGCGATACGCCGGGTTATACCAAGACGATCGAATCGCGTCTGGCCAAGCCTGCCGGACAGCAGGTCGCCGTGACGATCGAGGCCGATCCGTCGCAGGTCGCCGCCTACAACATGATCTACGGCGACAATGCCGTGGCGCTTCCCGCCGAATGCTACGAACTCTCTTCCAACCGGATCGACATTGCGGCCGGTCAGGTGAGCGGCGACGCGATAGAGATCGTGTTCAAGGATATCAACACCCTCGACGGCAGCCGTCGTTACGTGCTGCCCGTGACGGTAACTTCGTGCAATGGCGTGGATCTGCTCGACAGTCGCAGTACGGTCTACTTCGTGGCCCGTCAGGGTGCGATGATCAACGTGGTGGCCAACATCGCGTGGATGAACTTCCCGGTCAGCTGGTCGGCCGACGCCAAACCGCTCGTCAGCGGCATGAAGCAGGTCACTATCGAGGCCCTGCTGCGCAGCGCCGACTGGACCGACGGCCGCGGTGACGCCCTCAGCTCGGTATTCGGTATCGAAGGCAACTTCCTCGTGCGTATCGGCGATGCCGACCGTCCGCGCGACCAGCTCCAGCTGGCCACGGGATCGGCCAACGGCGGCAACTGGCCCGCAGCCAATGCCGCTCCGGGGCTTCCGGTCAACGAGTGGGTGCATATCGCCGTGGTTTGGGACGCCGTAAACGGCGAGCGCATCTACTACCAGAACGGCAAACAGGTGGCCTACTCCAATCAGAAGATGAGCGGATCGGTTACGCTGACCGGCAACTGTTATGTCGGCAAGTCGTACAACGAGGAGCGTTACATCCCCGGAGAGATTTCCGAGCTGCGCGTTTGGAGCGTTGCCCGCACGCCGGAGCAGATCGCCGGCAACATGTACGGTGTCAGCCCCGAAAGCGAAGGGCTGGTAGCCTACTGGAAATTCAACGAGGGTTCCGGTTCGACGATCATCGACCATGCGAACGGCACGAATCTCTCTGCCGTGGGCGGCACGCCGACTTGGATTCCCGTAACTCTTCCTGAAATAAAATAA
- a CDS encoding glycoside hydrolase family 18, whose protein sequence is MKINIKRYFLPLAAVLFMVGCHEAVEPEAIDVNYSSFEETNPELYARYMQALREYKAGSHKAVFVTMTVPENGAATTHRTQHFTAMPDSVDFIVVNPVPSVLCQTLVDEIRKVHEKGTRILFNIDLQTFENDWTQVLKEDPTLSEDDALAYLGGRVGEQIALVDRWGYDGFIFTYTGKAVGSMQDEALAVYTARQEALFAPIRAWHEAHPSHALVFRGFTGAVTEANMPLLDECAYIILPTNDVKTLDEMSFSALTAVSVAGVPADRLIVTAQTTRPGDDKKEFGYTGMVDAFGDTVEAIEAWAGWVTLPSPGHTRAGLLIEDVQYDYYNPAKVWAKTREAIGIMNPSI, encoded by the coding sequence ATGAAAATCAACATCAAAAGATATTTTCTGCCTCTTGCAGCCGTGCTTTTCATGGTCGGCTGCCACGAGGCCGTCGAGCCTGAGGCGATCGACGTGAACTATTCGTCATTCGAGGAGACGAATCCCGAATTGTATGCCCGGTACATGCAGGCGCTCCGGGAGTACAAGGCCGGTTCGCACAAGGCGGTGTTCGTTACGATGACCGTTCCCGAAAACGGCGCCGCGACGACCCATCGTACGCAGCACTTCACGGCAATGCCCGACAGCGTCGATTTCATCGTCGTGAATCCGGTTCCGTCCGTCCTTTGCCAGACGCTTGTCGATGAAATCCGGAAAGTGCATGAGAAGGGAACCCGCATCCTCTTCAATATCGACCTGCAGACATTCGAAAACGACTGGACGCAGGTGCTGAAGGAGGACCCCACGCTCAGCGAGGACGATGCGCTGGCTTATCTCGGCGGCCGTGTCGGCGAGCAGATCGCACTGGTCGACCGCTGGGGCTACGACGGCTTCATCTTCACCTATACGGGCAAGGCCGTAGGCAGCATGCAGGACGAGGCGCTGGCTGTCTATACGGCCCGTCAGGAAGCGCTCTTCGCGCCGATCCGCGCTTGGCACGAGGCTCATCCCTCGCATGCGCTCGTCTTCCGCGGCTTCACCGGAGCCGTTACGGAGGCGAATATGCCGTTGCTGGACGAGTGCGCCTACATCATCCTGCCGACCAATGACGTGAAGACGCTCGACGAAATGTCGTTCTCGGCTCTTACCGCAGTCAGCGTTGCCGGCGTGCCGGCCGACCGTCTGATCGTGACGGCCCAGACCACCCGTCCCGGCGACGACAAGAAGGAGTTCGGTTATACCGGCATGGTCGATGCCTTCGGCGATACGGTCGAGGCGATCGAGGCTTGGGCCGGATGGGTGACGCTCCCCTCGCCGGGCCATACCCGTGCGGGGCTGCTGATCGAGGATGTCCAGTACGACTATTACAACCCCGCCAAGGTGTGGGCCAAGACCCGCGAGGCGATCGGCATTATGAACCCCTCCATCTAA
- a CDS encoding SusD/RagB family nutrient-binding outer membrane lipoprotein codes for MKFNISNMTVALAAAALGAASCTANYEDINRNPYEVTAEDMERDGYAMRSFMTTMQSWVIPADVNQCQFTDLLLGGPYGGYIADANSGFNTGKFSTYDPQSNWSPVFYRVIYTNEMSNFTELCKVTEDENAIAVAKVVKVAGVHRVADTYGPIPYTQVGTGADPVPLDSEKEVFKAMFADLDAAVEVLTRNRAGMITTDADRLYGGSLERWGRLANSLKLRLAMRIVYTDFTTDDGRTPQQLAEEAVSSELGVIEDNSGNAMYTGFGKDGNPFYVCFFSYKSGAGDHRVAADIASFMNGYDDPRRASYFNESAFSGGGYDGLRNGIQIPDDDRINNFSRYNVTASTSLMWMNASEVAFLRAEGALRGWAMGGNARTFYEEGIRLSFERCGVADQLTAYMASTALPGGYDDPAFGYSCSNQSTVTIPWNDGAAFEENLERIITQKWIANFPLGTEAWADYRRTGYPRLFPVVVNNNPDITNLQLGARRMTYPLEEYEANGETIRAAVDQWLGGQDKMSTRLWWDCNPRIR; via the coding sequence ATGAAATTCAATATATCGAATATGACGGTGGCCCTTGCGGCGGCAGCGCTCGGCGCGGCATCCTGCACGGCCAACTACGAAGATATCAACCGGAATCCCTATGAGGTTACCGCAGAGGATATGGAGCGGGACGGTTACGCCATGCGGTCGTTCATGACCACCATGCAGAGCTGGGTCATTCCGGCCGACGTCAATCAGTGCCAGTTCACCGATCTGCTGCTGGGCGGGCCTTACGGCGGTTATATCGCCGATGCGAACAGCGGATTCAACACCGGAAAATTCTCGACCTACGACCCGCAGTCGAACTGGTCGCCGGTATTTTACCGGGTTATCTACACCAATGAAATGTCGAACTTCACGGAGTTGTGCAAGGTGACCGAAGACGAGAATGCCATCGCCGTGGCGAAGGTGGTGAAGGTCGCCGGCGTACACCGCGTCGCCGACACCTACGGACCGATTCCCTATACGCAGGTGGGTACGGGCGCCGATCCGGTGCCGCTGGACTCGGAGAAAGAGGTCTTCAAGGCCATGTTCGCTGATCTGGATGCTGCCGTCGAGGTGCTTACGCGCAACCGTGCAGGCATGATCACCACCGATGCCGACCGGCTTTACGGCGGCAGTCTGGAGCGCTGGGGCCGTCTGGCCAACTCGCTCAAGTTGCGTCTTGCGATGCGTATCGTCTATACGGATTTCACCACCGATGACGGTCGTACTCCGCAGCAGCTGGCCGAGGAGGCCGTCAGCTCGGAGCTGGGCGTGATCGAGGACAACTCCGGCAATGCCATGTATACGGGCTTCGGCAAGGACGGCAATCCTTTCTACGTCTGCTTCTTCAGCTATAAGTCGGGTGCGGGCGACCACCGCGTCGCCGCCGATATCGCGTCGTTCATGAACGGTTACGACGATCCCCGTCGTGCGAGCTATTTCAACGAGTCGGCTTTCAGCGGAGGCGGCTATGACGGTCTTCGCAACGGCATCCAGATTCCCGACGATGATCGTATCAACAACTTCTCGCGGTATAACGTGACGGCATCGACGTCGCTGATGTGGATGAACGCTTCGGAGGTGGCCTTCCTGCGCGCCGAGGGCGCTTTGCGCGGCTGGGCGATGGGCGGCAACGCCCGGACCTTCTACGAGGAGGGTATCCGGCTCTCGTTCGAGCGTTGTGGCGTCGCGGATCAGTTGACTGCCTATATGGCTTCGACGGCGCTTCCCGGCGGCTATGACGACCCGGCATTCGGTTACAGCTGTTCGAACCAGTCGACGGTCACGATCCCTTGGAACGACGGGGCGGCTTTCGAAGAGAACCTCGAACGCATCATCACCCAGAAGTGGATCGCCAATTTCCCGCTGGGTACCGAAGCGTGGGCCGATTACCGCCGTACAGGCTATCCGCGTCTGTTCCCGGTGGTGGTCAATAACAATCCCGACATCACGAATCTGCAGCTGGGCGCCCGCCGTATGACCTATCCGCTGGAGGAGTACGAGGCGAACGGCGAAACGATCCGGGCCGCCGTGGATCAGTGGCTGGGCGGTCAGGACAAAATGTCCACCCGTCTGTGGTGGGATTGCAATCCCCGGATTCGCTAA